The genomic stretch ATGAGCTATTGAAGGTGGGGAAGAGGGAAAAGGGAAGGAGGGAGGAGAGAATTTGTAGGAGGAATTGGTGGAGGGAGGGAGGTTCATGCTTCTTGCATGGTGCCACGTTTTGGAAGTGCTTGATTATTTCCTTATCAAGATTAAGATTAAGATTAAGATTaagaaaacaaaatataaatttctTTCAATGTGATTTAGTCAAAGTTAAATAACATCCAATAAATGAGTAATATATCTTTTCATTTCATAGAAATGAAGAATATGGGGAAAATATGatgaaataatattattaaatcaTATATAATGTTGTGCACttaatatgatatgttatatggtATAGTCATTTATAtattacaaaataattaaatagAGGAATTTTGATCTTTGCATATTTTAGAAATGTATTTCAAAGAAAATAACTATGAAATACGTTTTCAAACTATTGtctgaaaaaaaaatatgaaaaattaaaatgctTCGCCCttgcatgatttttttttaatctgaaaATTCATCATTATAGGTTtactcattttctttttctaagatTTATAAAACTTCACCAAATGGAAATATTAATATGAATAAATTGAATTTAGCTAGTTCATAGAGTCAGCAAGAAGTATATTCTAGTGTAAGAAATAGTATGTAAACCAGTTAATAAAGCTTTAAAAAACATGATAATATTCATGGAAGTGTGAGGATTGAAACCCTAAATAGCTTTTTTATTAAGAAAGAACTAACAGAAAAGCCAAGGAATTAATGTACACAGGCAGCATTTATACAAACATCTCTACATTGCGGATTGAATCTAGTGATGAAACTGATGCCTAGCTAATACAAATGGAATGATTTAACCTGTCAAAGATTTGGCTATGCTGCAAAACTCAATTCACCATTACAGATCTAACTGCAGCTCCATCACAAGCGTGTACAAATTACACTCTGCAGTGATCTCTTTATCATACCTGGTGAGGCCACAGTGGTGCCTCTGAACTGCATTGAACGCCAACAGCAACAATTAGTAATCTAAGTGAAGACTACAAAATGCTCGAATGATTTAACTGACCGAACCTTGGATGTTATAGTCAGTGCAAGAACATCGTCGACGATTGAAGACTGCATTGATACAGGATCCAAATGGAAGTTTCCCATAGATTCTACAATCTTGAGCAACAGGCATTCTCTCCACGGGCAATGCATCACTACCTTGACCTCTTTTTCATTGAAGGTGACATTGACACCGATCGGGCCATGTTCAGCTTCTGCTTCGAGGAAATTTGAAGCTTTGCGCTTGTGTGCCAAGGCCTTCCTGCCGATGGTGATGGCTTTGTTGCCATAGTTGTCGGATGTTCTCTCAGTTATATCAAGATCGTCCGACTTGTTGCAGGATTCCAGCTCCTGCACTCTTTTCTCGAGATATTTCAGGTAATCAATTGTGTCACCAAGGATGGATGCCTTGTCAAGCTGATGGAGAAAGATGGAGTAACAATTTAATTGTTCAAGGATATCGAGCTTCAAGAGTAATCTCATCAGTTAGCATCGACAATGTAAATTGATGAAGATTATAAATGTTCTTTGGGTAAGGCATTCACCTTGCTAATGGAAGGAATCAGTGATTGCAAAGCCACAAATTTCTCGTTCAACTTctcccttctctttctctccgACAAAGCACGGGTTGCGCCTGGCCATCCTTCCTTTGACAAATTCTCCGGTAAACCATGTTCTTCTTGGCAATTTAGAAAGCAGCCATTGAGCAACCATTCTCCATTGATTATAATCTTCTTCAACAGCTTTTGTGGCTCGGCGTTGAATGGCTTCGTGTTGTTCGAGCCACTTCTCCAGGCAATAAAACTCGATTTGTTAgaaagctttgagaagcatgGGGCTGGTTTTACCTGTTTGGATAACCATAACGCAATCGACAATGAATTTTCCTTGCATTCATTGAGATGTTAAGGAGGCTGGCTAGCTCCAAGATTTTACCTGTTTTGAGTTGCATAAAACTCTAACAAGTGTCCTCGCATAGTGTAAGTCGTCGCCATCTTGAACCCCGTTGGTCGCCGAAGAGAGAAGCCGTTGGGCATCAACGAAGGACAATGATGCACACTCGTTCGAGTTTAGAGAACCATGGAGGCAATTACTGAGTTCATCATGCACAAAATGTTCGTTTTCAGCCTGAGACATGCAATTTAGCCCATTCATTTCTAACAGATCGTCGACTTGTGGAGTTTGGAAGCACTCATTTGAACCATCACCGGGAGAACCAGTGTTTAGTTCTTCGCTGATATCAAAATGGAACTTCTCTGCCTCGTCTTTGGTAGCTGCATATGAGCAAAGAGTGAAAGGAAACTGCGCCGGGCTAATCTCCAGTAGGTTTTGGCTTTCCATGTCCCAAGTTTCATCCTCCAAGGCCATAGAATTGTCTATATCGTCACCGagattttgattttgaatcactTGATCGTTAACGGCCATTTCAGCCATTTCAGGAGTGGATACAGATTGCTCGGAGCAAACCGGAACTGGTAGCTCCCACAAGAGACTTGTGATTTGCTTAGCAAAAGCTGGATCCTCCAAAATCTTTCAGCAAAAGTGTTAAAGAACTCATTCGATCGGAAAGATCAGCTCAAAATTATCCAACGAAACGCTAAATAGAAACTCACCAATTCAGTTGTGCCAAACTCCAGCCCACCATTCATGAAAGGGATGCATAATACAGTCTGTAAAAAGAGGCAAAGATGCAAATGAATTTGGAGAAAAGATTGAAGTTATAACTCAATCAATGTGGTGAAAATTTGAAAGAATGAAGTATTGTTGTACCTGAATAGATGCACTCTGGATCGAGTAGGACAGACCGGTCGAAGAAACAGTAAGAGCATATCAGCAATCGAAGAGTAACCAAATATTAACTTTACAAGTAGTCTATGGATATGGAACTAACTAAACTAAAACTTCAAAAAAAGCTTCATCAGTAAGTAGTCTAATGCTGTTCACCATTGCAAGTAGCGAGCGCGAGAAGATCTTGCTATCCGTGAATTGAGCATTGTTCAACCACACATACTGATCGTTCGCATAGGCTTTGCCTGGCAATCTGAACAGCAACAGAAGTTAAAATGGAGGGAGGAATGGTTGACATGAAGATGACAAATAAGTGAATTTTAGCAAAGAAAACAAGCTGAAATGTAAGAAAATGCACCCTTGTCCTGCAATGAAGGTGAAGGACATGCAAACCAAGTAATACCACTCTGTATCAGTGAGATCCTCAGGAGACAATGAAGCTGAAGGccttcttgtgtgatgatttctatCGTCCGCCGAAAGTGATTCATATAATTCTCTCAACTCTTCACTCCTCTGGAGGGCAATATGTTCTGAATTTAGCTCGGCGGGCTGCGTAGTCTTCCTTGTCTTGATTTCACCATTGTAGTATCCATCAGTCCACGCCAAGACCCTAAATCAACAAGCAACAAAGTAGGAAGTTTAAATAACCTCAAAACTTGCATTCAGAACCAAACTGTCGGAATCTGAATCAAAACAAGTCAAATCTGCTAGGTTGTAAAAACTTGTTCATGGTTGTTTGATATACCTAACAAACTTTAGCAAGATGAACAAGTAGCTAGGACACACAGAGAGAGATTTTTTAGCTAATGGATGGATCAAAATGAGAGAAACTTGGAGAAGCTACTCTACCCTGGTTGGCTGCTGGAGATGGACCAAAAGATTGCGTAACTCCACTGGATCTTCCTCACAGTGGCAGCGAGCTGCTTCCTGAGCTGCTTCTCTCTGGATTCTCCATGAATCTGGGGGTCTGCCTCCATTGCACGACACATACATAACCTAAAGAAAGGCCTTGGGAGTTTAATCTGATAGTAAAACTCAGATCTTCCTGAGGTGCTCTATTATTGATCACTGCACAGCAATCCCCTGCACATCTAGAAAGAGAGTGTCCAAGGTGCAGAAGCAAGGACGTTGGTCCTGCAAGGCCAAGGAAAGCGTACCAAGGCAAGTGCGCAGCGGCAAACGAGAGACCACAATCGAGGGGGAATTTTCTGGTGCTTTTTGTTGATCACGGGTGACGGCCTCGCGGCTCTGGGGTCAATCAATGAGAAGATAGAGAAGGGAAAACTTTCCGCATCAGCTGTTAAGCTCCATGGAACATTGAACACAGCCTTGTGATGTGGTCTTACTCTAATTAAGGTGGCTCTGTTCTTCAATATTTCAACAAAGTCGTGGAACGATCTACATCGCAGTGTTTGACAGCTAATTAACGTTATCCCAGCACCAGCTCTTCGATTAATTCTGTTAACTGATTTGGTCCGACGTAAGTTTTTTTAACGACCATCAACCTAAATTCGATAGATGgtcaatattattaaaaaaaactaataaatctaattattttaattgattaactatAGGATGATCAGTTTAATTTTATAGAATACTCTAACTAGAGtaaattaggaaaaaaatctaatattttttaattacgtGTCttatttgaaagaaaattttttattatagtTGAAAATCTAACCGTGAATATCTGGATGAGAACTTAGATATCCTGTCATGCACCATAGCCCCAGGTGTTAGATGGTCAGTATCCCGTATCATGAGTGAGTGGAATGCCATGGACATTTTGAATTCTCATTGTATGAGAGCTCATGTCTCGATAGACAAATAATTGAtataattttttatgataataatTGAAAATGATCGATTCAGTCCTATAAAATTCTTTTACGAACcatcaaattaaattagaaagTGCTCGCTCAACATTTTTATATCaacttaccaaaaaaaaaaacatattattcGTTAATTCTTTATATTTGAAATTCGATTattaaatgtttaaaaaattaaaaagatattTTACTATCTTATTACTTAATATCATAGTTCCTGTAATTATTACACCCAGAGATAATAATAAGATCACTTATTACATCAAAAGATAAAAATAGTCATCATAATGATCTTTTAGAATCACCTTATGTGACAAAAAAGTAATTCGCTCGCTCCTAACACTCCATCAACTCATTCTTAAGTTAATATAGAGGAGATAAATTATAGATGACTACTAATCATTAATATAAGTGACCGAGGCATGGGGAGAGGTATACTCGGACGGATCGAGTTTTGATCTCAAGATCCCATATAATAATATCCTATGTCTCAATTATTACACCACTCTAAGAGGACTTAGAATGATCTTACTATATCACTATTCACTCATCTTAATATCTTCATCAGCTCGTTCTTAAACCAATACGGAATAGATAGATAAAAAATAACTATTATCCACTAGTTAAGATAACTAAGATATAAAAAAATCATACTAAATTTTAATCCTCAATCATTAGGAAAGTAAATATCCTAGCTAGTGCAGTGATATATCTCTGGCAAGGCTATGAACACGTGCTGATGGTTGGAACAGGatcaattgaacaaatatatacTCCACAATGTCATAAAAATCAATACCTATTCCATGCTTCTCCGAGTGACACGCGGCTCCTTTAGGTTCATTCACCATTCATGGATAGTTTCCTCCTCCATGTCACTTTGGAAAAGAACCATAACAGCCACCTAAAGTTAACTGACACACTTGCCCAATGCCCATGTGTCAGTGTCTATATTCAAATTAGAATCAACTTAAATAGTGTACGATAATAATGATGTCGCGTATTTTGATTGGCATGAAGAGACCGATATCTAATTAAAGATTTCATAATAATTTGGTACGCGACAAAAATAAGTTTATGAACGAAAACATAAAACAAAGCTAGCTCCATTAAGGGGACCACCGCCAACAACCCGCTGCAGGATGAAGGATGTGAACCGTCGTGCATAACAGTCCATCCAACAAGTGATTAATCCACCAACCAGTTAACGCGCTAAAACTTACTTTCCAACATCAGAACGTGAAGCGTAGCCATAGCAAGGAAACGACAGGGCAattggttttttattttttattttttattttttgtttttgttttttgttttctcaAAAAGCAACATGAAGGTTGCCAGTTTTTGTCATTTGaattctatattttattttattttatctatttGCACGAGGTGCGGTGAGATTCTCACTTCACGGATTCAAGATACTCGTAGcgaaaaataaaaaggataaaaatCAACAGTGCGGCTGAGTACGTCCCCATCAGAATACTCATCTGTGCATGGTGTTCACAGGTGACTGGGTGATCGGTGTATGCGGAAATGATATGGGCATCCCGAGTAACTGTGCTCGAATTATTTTACGACATCTCGATCATTCAGTCATCAACGAGTGTCATGCACAAATGAATTATGATGTCCATTTTATATTACACATCCTTACACAtttagtgtattttttttttaacttaggatttaagttatagtatttaatttttaggaagcgaaaaaaaaaatacattagaaGTACATAAGATgagtagtatatatatatatatatatatatatataaacagagttGATATTCTCATATACTCTCGCTGCACGACTATGTACGATTTTTACTATAGTAgtgttttgttaatttttttaaaaattttttctaCAGTAATAATGTCCCatcagaattttaaaaaaaaacttttgtctTCTATCTCATTTCCCTCTAAAAACTCAAACATTTCGAGCACTCCTCATTTGAACTCCCTCATTCCGATtttaatgttggagcaatctagtgaccctaggttttgatgtttgggcaaaggtttaagttaagtttattattgtatttgatatgcattgtgagtgtgcaggatacaagtacaacaaggaaagttcaagtgtgatcttggcaaaggaggaaagtccaaggatgagtcttggcggtgtaagttcaagcatgtagtcttgacaacgtaagtccaagtgtgacttggcaatggatgaagtcccggaggcgcgacctcttggcaaaggaagacccgataacaatgacaaggccgatagaagctccagaagacaagacgtgaaggatgaggagacatccgagggacgcaaggctgatggaggaggctagaaggctaggtctaggttggtcgggcgaggacgagtgctgagtgaatgtactcgggggttaaatcctaggattagggttcaccgtagcagcactgtagcgttactgtagcagtactgtagcaatcgactggtggtttcatcaatcgactggtgcagtcgactgggagcgaacagagggcTGGTATCAAGCCGTTGGGCTATAACGATCGAATTTCCACATAGGACAGTTGattgatggttttggcagtcgactggtaggcgagaTTTTcgaacccgtggcctatataatcaACACTTGGGAGCttgttgaggttgacgaaatagaggtggttaacccctattagtagtctacctgtgccctagcgtctcaagtgttcttgtgagagtagtggtgaggtttctccacccacaaggagctacgtgagctagccggagtttgccggggagtcatccaccgatggatcgggatcgtctaccttacggacagtcgtggagtaggagccataatctctgaaccacgttaaatgatcgtgtagcttggttaacatttcttgtcttgtatttagattagctttctacttgtttgtttgtattttcgctgtgtaactaacaagtgtaggaagaagcgatcgatttgggtgagacgttattcacccccgCTCTAGCAGACGTCAAGGTCCCAGCAAGTGGTATCAAGATgtggaaccatccacatcttcaagtgaagaggaagaagagcaatccaaggaagaggagatcttggaagctcaaccctccacctcaactaccaagaagagcacaaaggaccacatcaaatgcttcgagtgtggtaagatgggtcACTGCAAGAGTAGAtatccttcgctcaagaaggtaaaggaggtaaaccctaaactcactaaagttaatttagaaactaatgtgagtcgtaggaagaagaagaataagaaacatattaggtgctttacatgtggtgagtggggtcattaccacacaaagtgcccaaggagatgagagctcaagaaattggcgcacttgaagaaatgagaaaagaagaaaagcacaagtcaagagggagcttcaaaggtaaaagggaaggtaatccctattttgaagtttaatccaagctctaattcttatatgcttattagaaataatgtagattatttacctaagcataatgatggatttaggtataatgatagaaatagggttaacatggtagataaccctaagaaatcatacactaagggtaaacctaataagacccaaaccactttgcctaagggaaggaaagtgggtgaaaacctaagcattaatcccaagaaggggaggcacatgcctaggaagggtaggtctaggaatgtccatgatgggcatgttgattctagggttagaaccctagaattagaaaatcaagccttgaaggcaaagcttgaggaaatggagaaagtcctagagaggttcattattggacctaaaggacttgacatgtatttgagCGGTCAAAGATCCAAAAATGCCAAATTGGGttcctccaagaccaaaaggaggtcaagtacTAAGgtggcacatgacattggtaagggaggagtgaccaaggacaagggaaagTCATCCAAGGCTAATAAAAAGGAATATgttagggtgacatataattatagc from Zingiber officinale cultivar Zhangliang chromosome 5B, Zo_v1.1, whole genome shotgun sequence encodes the following:
- the LOC121985621 gene encoding transcription factor EGL1-like; this translates as MCRAMEADPQIHGESREKQLRKQLAATVRKIQWSYAIFWSISSSQPGVLAWTDGYYNGEIKTRKTTQPAELNSEHIALQRSEELRELYESLSADDRNHHTRRPSASLSPEDLTDTEWYYLVCMSFTFIAGQGLPGKAYANDQYVWLNNAQFTDSKIFSRSLLAMSASIQTVLCIPFMNGGLEFGTTELILEDPAFAKQITSLLWELPVPVCSEQSVSTPEMAEMAVNDQVIQNQNLGDDIDNSMALEDETWDMESQNLLEISPAQFPFTLCSYAATKDEAEKFHFDISEELNTGSPGDGSNECFQTPQVDDLLEMNGLNCMSQAENEHFVHDELSNCLHGSLNSNECASLSFVDAQRLLSSATNGVQDGDDLHYARTLVRVLCNSKQVKPAPCFSKLSNKSSFIAWRSGSNNTKPFNAEPQKLLKKIIINGEWLLNGCFLNCQEEHGLPENLSKEGWPGATRALSERKRREKLNEKFVALQSLIPSISKLDKASILGDTIDYLKYLEKRVQELESCNKSDDLDITERTSDNYGNKAITIGRKALAHKRKASNFLEAEAEHGPIGVNVTFNEKEVKVVMHCPWRECLLLKIVESMGNFHLDPVSMQSSIVDDVLALTITSKFRGTTVASPGMIKRSLQSVICTRL